The Anabaena sp. PCC 7108 region AATGGAGATGGTTTGACCTTGGCTAGTGGTAGTCATGATAAGACGGTGAAACTGTGGGATGTGCAGTCTGGGGACTGTATTGCCACCTTTGAGGGTCATAGCAATTGGGTAAACTCAGTAGTCTGGAGTGGAGATGGTTTGACCTTGGCTAGTGGTAGTTTTGATAAGACGGTGAAACTGTGGGATGTGCAGTCTGGGGATTGTGTGCAAACCTTAGAGGGTCATAGCAGTGGGGTTAGGTCAGTAGCCTGGAGTGGAGATGGTCTGACCTTGGCTAGTGGTAGTGGTGATAAGACGGTGAAACTGTGGGATGTGCAGTCTGGGGACTGTATTGCCACCTTTGAGGGTCATAGCAATTGGGTAAACTCAGTAGCCTGGAGTGGAGATGGTCTGACCTTGGCTAGTGGTAGTGGTGATAAGACGGTGAAACTGTGGGATGTGCAGTCTGGGGACTGTATTGCCACCTTTGAGGGTCATAGCAATTGGGTAAACTCAGTAGCCTGGAGTGGAAATGGTCAGACCTTGGCTAGTAGTAGTCATGATAAGACAGTGAAACTGTGGGATGTGCAGTCTGGGGACTGTATTGCCACCTTTGAGGGTCATGGCAATTGGGTTTACTCAGTAACCTGGAATGGAGATAGTCAAACCTTGGCTAGTGGTAGTAATGATAAGACGATGAAACTGTGGAATTTGCAGTCTGGGGACTGTATCGCTACCTTTGACCATAGGTTATATGCAGGGTTGAAGATTCAGGGAGTCAAGGGGTTAAGCCGGGCGGAAATATTGACTTTGAAGGCTTTGGGGGCTGTGGAGTAGGATGAATGCATTCCACGAGAACAGGATGACAGTAAACTAAAACTATGAGTTACTGAGCGATCGCTAGACATTAAATTATGGAAGAATTATTAACCCTGAAAGAATTGCTTCTGCAAGGAAATGTCCAAGAAGCATTGGTGATAGTTGAAGAATTAGAAGAAATGAGTCGAAATGATATTATTAAGACAATTCGCAGTTATGCAGTAATTTTATTGTTGCACTTGATTAAACAAAAAGCCGAAAACCGAACAACTCGCTCTTGGGAAGTTTCAATTAGAAACTCAGTCCGAGAAATTCAACGCGAAAATAAACGTCGTAAATCTGGAGGTTATTATTTAACCAAAGAGGAGCTTTTAGAAACTTTAGAAGAAGCTTATTTAAACGCTATTGATGAATCTTCCCTAGAAGTAAAAGAAGGTTTGTATGAACCAGAAGAATTAGAAAAGGTAGTTAATAAAAAAGAAATTATTCATCATGCTTTAAGTCTAATATTACCAGGAGAATCAAATTAATTGGTCAAACAAAGACTCGATACGCTATTAGTAGATTTAGGTTTATGTCCCTCTCGTCAACAAGCACAACGGCTAATTCAAGCTGGGGAAGTGACAGTAAATCAACAGATGATTGATAAAGCTGGGACTGAAGTTGATATTAAAGCCCAAATTCAAGTTAAAGAACGTCCTCCTTTTGTTTCTCGTGGTGGTGAAAAACTCGCTAAAGCTTTAGAATTTTTTGGAATTCCTGTAGCTGGACGTATGTGTTTAGATGGGGGAATTTCTACAGGTGGTTTTACAGATTGTTTATTACAAGCTGGTGCAATTCAAGTTTATGGAATTGATGTTGGCTATGGACAAGTTGATTGGAAAATCAGAACTGATGAAAGAGTAATTTTAAAAGAACGGACAAATTTAAGACAGTTAAAACCAGAAGATTTATATAATGAAAATGCGACGCTTCCTGATTTAGCGGTGGTGGATGTTTCGTTTATTTCTTTAACTAAAATTTTACCTGCATTATGGCAATTAACGCAAGCACCCAGAGAGGCTGTATTGCTTGTGAAACCTCAATTTGAGGTCGGTAAAAATCGTGTAGGTAAGAAAGGTGTGGTGCGTGATTCAAAAGATCATGCTGATGCAATTTTTCAGGTATTAAAAACAGCTTTGGAGTTAGGTTGGAAATATAAAGGTTTAACTTGGTCTCCTATAACTGGGCCAGCCGGAAATATTGAATTTTTGCTGTGGTTGGGAATGGAAAGTGAGACACCAGCACCCGATTTAGAGGTGATTCAGGAAATGACTAAACAAGTAGTGGATGAGTTTATAAAAAAATGATGCACAATTATAGGACTTACGCACTGTAAGAATCTGCCATGATGTGAATGAACGAAATTGTGTCGTTTTCGCCTTTGGGAATAACTTATTGAGTAAGGTTAAGGTGCGTCAGATAGAGAGAATCTGTTTTTTGTGAAAATATCGTGTCTGACGCACCCTACAAGAAATATAATTCATATTACATATTTGAGGAATATTGTCAATGCGTAAGTCCTAAATTATTAGAAATTATTAGAAATTATTAGAAATTATTAGAAATTATTAGAAATTATTAGAAACTATTAGAAACTTGGTAGGGGTTTAGCAATGCTAAACCCTGAGATAATTTAAATATCGTAAATCAAACACTCTAATGCGTCTGGATACATTTCGCAGTAGGTTTCTAGGGCTGTTTTACGATGTTTTGCTTGTTTTTGATGTGCCTTTTCAGCTTGTAATTCTTCGACAATATCCCAAGCTACTGCACAATTAGAGGAGTTACTTCCATTTTGATCACAGGTTGAACGAGCTTCTGCAATTGCTTCAAGAATTGCTTGCTCAATAGTTTTAGTGCTATTTTTGTTAGTATTACTAGCAGCTAAAACTTCGTTTAAAAATGTCATGACTTTTCACCCTTATTGTTGAGTAAGATCAAGATTTACTGCAAAGTTCAATCTGTACTTAAGTATTTTTTACTCAGCACTGTTTGGTTCTTGTTGTATGAGAAGATAGGAATGTAGAGAAAGTATTAGAACCAGTTAAGAAACTATTCTCAACGGTAACAATTTAAAAAAATATTTTTAGTTAATTTATATACTTTTTTGGACATGATCAAAAAGAAATGTCTTATTTATACCTATTCAAAATTTAGTCTGTAGTTGGGAATATGAAACTGTGCTAACTGAAATTAAACATCTCCAAAGGTTCCACCCAATTCTTGCCGTAAACGATACAAAATTGTATTTTTGTCAACCTGCGATAGAATTTCTTGAATAACTGTATCAGCGCCTAATTGTCCCCAAGTACAGCCTTTTTCTAGATATATTTGTGCGGCTTTACCGACAGTATAAGCACCATAACCGGCAATTCCACCTTGAGCGATACCTCCGGTGAGCTTTGCTATTGCACTCCCAGCAAAAGTAGTAATATTCACAGGACTATCACCACTAACTATAGCAGCGGTACTATTGCCTAAACCTAACATTAAACTACTGCCGATTTCTCCTAACAATAAACCACCAGAACTGAATAAAATGGTTTTTAATAATTTACTAGCTTCATAGCTTGTCATGGGTAAACCATATAATCTAGCTAAAGAACGAATCAAAGCTAAATCGGTGATTAAACCGCCAAGAATATCTAAAATAGGAATGGGATTTAAACCAATAGCGAGAGCTTTATATTTAGTAAATTTCCAAATGATATCTTCTGCTTCTTCTTCACGAATATCAATGGTTTTACTAGCTATAACTGCTTCTGCTTCCCTTGCTTGGATAAGTGCATTTAAAGCTAAAAGCGATCGCCCTTCTCTATTAAGTATATTCAGAATTGTTTGTTTCAGTTCCTCAACCTGCGGTGGTGGTGTTTCCCATTCATAACTCACAGTTCCATCTGGGTATTCTACTCTAACTTCCATTGATGCAGGTTCAGCCGCTACCATGACAATTTCATCAGGTAGTAGAGGTTTTTGTTGAAGATTTCCTGCACCCAATAGTTGTAAATTTTTGTAAATGGTCTTTCTGTCTGTATCTGGGTACAAATCGATTTTGTTAAAAACTAAAATCAGTGGTTTTTGGGCTTGTCGTAATTCGAGCAATCCTTGATACTCAGTTCTAGTAATATCTCCAGAAACAACAAACAAGATTAAATCTGCTTGACGAGCTACTTCTCTCGCCATTTGCGCCCTTGCTTCCCCTTCAATTTCGTCTAATCCGGGAGTATCAATTAATTCAACTAATACCTTTCCTCCTGGTTTCCAGCGTACTGAACGAGGCCATTGAGTTACTCCGTTTAGAGGGCCAGTTTGGAGAATTTTTTCACCTAGCAAGGAATTCAACACTGCTGATTTTCCGCGACTCACTAAACCAAAAGCAGCTATCCTGACTACGTTGGAGTCTAACTTGTTGAGTGTGGTAGTTAGAACTTCTATTTCTGGTTTTACTAAACCTGCTAATTTTTGGTTTGATGATAGCTGTCCTGACTTGCGGAGATATCCATACCAAGATAATGCCTGTCTAAGACTAGCACGGGCGCGGTTCAAATGGGTTTCTTGCAGGTTTCGTACTGCGTTAGGTTGAGACAAGGTGGCGCAAATAATAGATTACATATCCATTTATATCGAAATTTATAGTTTTTTATAAATTAACTTTGAATACTTCAGATATCTTAATTCAGAATGTAGGGCTGTGTTCACTATCCCAGCATTTATTATTTTCCCAACTTCTACCAGAATTTTCACATCGGGATGGATTGTTGATCCAAGGAATAGAGGTTGGGTAATACGAAGTTCCCATATTGCTTATATCACCTACGTCGATAGATATGGGAGAAGAGAATAAGGGTATGACCAGACGCAAAAACGCATAAGTATCAATAGGTATGGTTAGTATAAATACATAAACTATTATATTTTTAATAGACCAAGAGCTTTTGTAAGCAGGATTTTTAGAGTTCTTGTCGGTTTTTAATGTTTTGCGATTTTTGTATAAAAACATAAATAGTATCTTAACGTTGTTAGACTGCTCAAGGAGAAATTTGTTTCTTGAGAAGTCATTATTAAGCATTTCCACTTAAAAGTCAAAGATAAAAATAACAAATATTTAAATTTGCTGACTACTTAGTTATGCAATTTACTAAAAAATAAAAATCGTATTTGTCACTAAAATGGCTAAAAGTGCCGATTTATAAAGATTAAGGGTAATACGTAAGTAAACAAACTTATTGCATTAAAAGTAAATTAATACACTTAAAAATATTACGAGTTTTCAACTACGTATATTATTATTTTAGGATATAATTAAATGTAATTATATTTATTTATAATAAAAATGTAATATTATAGCGAGACAAAGTTACTATGCATCACTACAAAGGAAGTTAAAAAATAGGCAAAAATATACGTGATTGTTTTTTTGGATTTTTAGTTCTGTGAAGCGGTATTATGTTCTCCCAAATCAATATCTATGTTTCTAAAGAAGGATAATTTACCAGTTAAATTGTGCAACAATTAAAGTTAGGAACACCTTGAAAGGAGGTGGAACCATGACACATAAAAATATAAGAATTGTTTCTTTAATTCCTAGTGCGACGGAAATTATCGCCACACTGGGTTTGTCTAAAGCTATTGTAGGGCGATCTCATGAATGTGACTATCCCCCGGAAATAGCCAATGTACCTGTGTGTACTCAAGCACGTTTGAACAGCAATGCTCCCAGCAATGCTATTGACAATGATGTAAATAAAATATTGCAATCTGCTCTGAGTATTTATAAAATCAAGTTTGATGTTTTAGAGAAATTGCAGCCAACGCATATTATCACTCAAGATCAATGTGATATTTGTGCTGTAAGCTTACCAGAAGTTGAAAAAGCTGTCACTCAGCTTACCCACAGTTCACCGCAAATTATCTCTTTGCAGCCTAACACACTAAAGGATGTGTGGGGTGATATTGAACGAGTTGGTCACGCTTTTGATGTTGATTCAGTAAAAATACTGGAAAACTTAGAAGCAAGAGTTAGAATTTGTAACCGTAAAATTCAAGGGCTATTTATCACAGAAATGCCTACAGTCGCTTGTATTGAGTGGACTGATCCTTTAATGATGGCTGCAAATTGGATACCTGAGTTAATCAACTTAGCAGGTGGAAAAACCTTGTTTAGTGTTACGGGTAAACCTTCTGCACAGTTGGACTGGAAAACATTGGTTAATACTAACCCCGACGTAATTATTTTTATGCCTTGCGGTTTTGATTTACAAAAAACTCACGAAGAAGCAAAATTATTAACTCAACGTCCAGAATGGCAAAAACTGCACGCTGCTAAAACAGGTAGAGTGTTTGTGACCGACGGTAACGCTTACTTTAACCGTCCTGGTCCGCGACTGGCTGATTCTGTGGAAATTTTAGCAGAAATTTTGCACCCAGATATTTTTCAATATGGTTATAGAGGTACTGGGTGGGAGCCTTTATAAGACTGAAATTATCTCATTTAACCACCAAAAACAGCAATTCCGTAATACTTACTGCGTACAGCTACATTCGTTGTCTGCGCCCTTAACTAAGTAAATTGGCGTTAAAAATTGTCGTTGGGATAAGGCAGGGGGCTGCTCTTGCAGGGGGCTGCTCTTGCAGGGTGCAGGGGGAAAAAGGGTTTTATTCTGCCTACCTGACTTGAAAATAGATTTTCATCCCTCCTGGTGTACGCAGTTCATGATGGCTACTTATCTAAATTATTATGGCACTAATTGCGGGAATAGAGTTTTTGTAACATCGGTGCGTTAAGTGTTAAAATAGTTAACGCACCCTAACTAGTGATAATTAGCCTTGTAACTCTTCAACTTGGCCTACACGACGGATGTTAAGAATATCACTCATTTTCTTAATTTGTACAAATAAGTGTTCTAATTGTGAGCGATCGCGGATATCAATACCCAAATCCATTAAAGCCGGTTGTCCCAAAGCAGTTTTCACATTTGCATGACGCACATTGATACCTTGATCACTCAACCGCGATAAAATATCTTTTAATATTCCCACTCTATCAAGTGTCTCAATTTGAATATCAATAGGGTAAGTGTGAGGACGGCCGTGATTTTCTAAAGCTGAGTTCCATTTCACTGGGACTAAGCGTTCACATTCCACATGATCCACATTATGACAGCCTTGACGATGGATAGATATACCCCTTCCCCTTGTCACCACACCAATAATCCCTTCCCCAGGAATCGGCGTACAACAACCAGCCACATGATAAACTAAGCCTTCTACGCCAATAATTGGTGAATCACTAGCACGGGAAGTAGTTGGTGGCGTATCCCGTGCAGTTTTTGATGTTGATTCCTTGGGTAAAAACGGGATAACATCAGCCACCGGTTGATCTGCTTTCACCACATCTCGCCAGCGATTTAATACTAGGTTTAAAGTAATTTCTCCATAACCTAAACCCGCGAGTAAATCTTCAACACTGTGATAATTACACTTTTCGGCGACAGTCTGCATCGCATCAGATTTCAGCAAATTATCAAAACCAGTTTTACCAAGTTCCTTTTCTAATAAATCTCTTCCCCGCGCCACATTTTCTTCTCGGCGCGATCGCTTGTACCATTGTTTAATTCTATATTTCGCCGCCGAAGTCCTGACAAAATTTAACCAATCCAAACTAGGATGGCTATTCTTTTGAGTAATAACATCAACAATATCCCCATTTTGCAACCTTGTTGATAATGGCACCATCCGCCCATTCACCCGCGTACCTGCACAATGGTTCCCTACCTCTGTATGAATTCGATAAGCAAAATCTATACTCGTAGAACCGGGACTTAGAGGAACCACATCCCCCTTAGGGGTGAAGACATAAACATCATCTTCAAATAGATTGTCTTTAACACTATCTAAATATTCTTGCGCGTCTTTTAGATCACTTTGCCATTCCAGCAATTGCCGTAACCAAGTAAACTTTTCATCTGAACCCGTTAATTGGTTATTAGTGGAACCACCTGTTTCTTTATACTTCCAATGTGCTGCAATCCCATATTCAGCAACATGATGCATATCCACAGTCCGAATTTGCACTTCCAAAGGGCGACCGGTCAAACCAATTACCCCAGTATGCAACGACTGGTAACGGTTCGGTTTAGGCAATCCAATATAGTCTTTAAACCTGCCAGGAATGGGGCGAAAAGCATCATGAACCACAGCCAAAGCCCGATAGCATTCCTCATTAGTTTGCACAATTATTCGCAGCGCTGCCAAATCATAAATTTCATGAAATTCTTTTTGCTGCTTATGCATTTTTTGATAAATGCTATAAAGATGTTTGGGGCGGCCACTAATATCCAAACACTGGATTCCGGCTTGCTGCAACCGTTCCCGCAAAACGTTCGTAGTTTTAGCCAGTTTTTCTTCCCGCGCTGTTCGTTTTTCAGAAACGTGCTGCTGAATTTCACGAAAAGCCTCCGGTTCCAAATACTTAAACGCCAAATCCTCCAATTCCCATTTAACTCGCCATATTCCCAAACGATTGGCTAAAGGCGCAAAGATATCTCGCGTTTCCTGGGCGCTACGGCGGCGGCTTGCTTCTGACATATACTGCAAGGTTCGCATATTATGCAAACGGTCTGCCAACTTCACCACAATTACTCGAATATCTTTAGCCATTGCCAAAAACATTCGTCGGAAATTCTCAGCTTGGCTTTCAGTTTTGCTAGTGAAATTGATTTTAGAAAGTTTGGTGACACCCTCCACCAATTGCCGTACTTCTGCCCCAAAATGCTCTTCTATTTCTTCAATTGTAACTTCTGTATCTTCAACTACATCATGAAGAAATCCAGCTGCTATCATAGCAGGACTGCCGCCCAAATCTCTCAGCAAACCAGCTACAGCGACTGGATGGGCAATATATGCTTCTCCAGATTTACGGTACTGCCCTTGATGGAGTTGATAGGCAAATTGGAAAGCGCGACAGATTAAAACCATATCACTATGCGATCGCTCAATTTCCGGTTCGGTGTTTTTTGCTGATGTTTCTCGTAAACATTTCTTAAGCCATTCCGGAAGACTGACATCAACTGAAGAATTAAGAAGTAAGCTGCTCATACAAGAGAGATTATAAGTTTTTGGTGGATTAAGTGAGATATAGACGCAAATTACAGCATCTCCCCAGAAGATGCTGTTGCCCTACAGACGGGTAGAAAAAACAGTGTGAGGATGACTTTCTAATTGCCTGTGATCATCATCCATTGCAGGTGTCGAGGCATATAAGACTGAGTATCCATAGATGACAAACAAAGCCTCAAACTGTAATTCGAGGCTTTTAGTTTGATTAAGTCCTTAAAAAAGTTTATTCTAGAAGAAAATTTTCTTGACATTAATACTATCTTAACTAGCACTGGATGTCTCTAAATCTTGATAAATATCAGGAATTTGCAACATTTCTAGAGCAACTACGCTCTGATGTTAACAAAAATCAAGTAGATGCTCCTACCCTAAGGCAGCGTTTAGGCGCTTTGCATCAATTTTTTATCCAACAAATTGTGCCTTTAGGCGATGTAGAATATCGAGAGCAGTCTTACCAAACTGAAATGAGTAAGCAACTGCGTCTTCTGGAAATAGATGTGATGTTTTTCCAAGGTGCAAAGCAGTCAGCAACAGCACAAGCTAGGCTTAAAACTATTGAAGAACGCTTAACAACTTTAATTAGATATTGTCATGCCATAATCCAACCAGAGCAGAAGGGGGAAAAATAACGACTGCACTCCTTTTTCTTGGTCTAACTACATAATGCCACTTATAACTTACTTGAAACTGCTACCAAAGTAACAGGAAAGTGGTAGGTTGATTTCAGCAATAGTTTAACCCAACAACAAATTAGATTTTCGGAATGTTGGGTTGACGTGAAGAAATCCAACTTATGTAAGTGTAAAAATTATATGTTTGATAGAATACGTCGTTTTTTAAGTCAATTTTTTCATAATTCTCAAACAATCAATAATGAACCTGTAAATAAGGTAAGTTTGATTGTAATTATCCTAGTTGATATTTTCATTCTAATTAATGTTTTTACAGGTTTAGATGATATTAGTAGATGGCATCTCAGTCCATATCAAGCTTATCCATGCTATTCAGAATGGGATAGTTATAAAAAACAACCTACTATAGATAAAGATTATGAAATTATCAAGAGTTCATTGCCATACAATACAACTAGTCAAACCAAATTTAAGCAAAATTATCAACAAGAAGAACTAGGACATTTAGGTAAAGTTTCAGAAATATGTTTAAATTATGGTGAAGCTAAAGATCAACTAAATAATGCCGAAAATCGCCAAACTCTAATCAGCATAAATCAGACACAAGATAATATCAATAAATTACAAAAAGCAAATTTAACTATTAGGAATCAATATGATTCAACGCTATTAGAAAAAATTGCTGGACAGTCTTCAGGAAATTCAATTAATCAAGTTGCAGCAGAAAAAGCCAAACAAGAGTTAGATAAAAATAACCGCAAAATTTCTACATTTAAACAAAAAATAGCTAATCTGCAAAATCAACTGGTGACCAAACCAGAAACTATTAATTTCTTATCTTTTCTCAAAGATGAAACTAAATTTACAGAAGTTAAAAAAGGCTATGAAAACGCATCATTTTGGTATCCCAGTCTCCAACTGATATTTCAATCTATTTTTCTCATACCTCTAATTATTATCGCTTTATTAGCACATCAATTTAGCGTCAAGAGAGGATATGGACTGATAGCTTTAATTAGCTGGCATTTGCTGGTAATATTTCTAATTCCGTTGATTTTGAAAATCTTTCAATTTCTACAAATTGGCGTAATTGCAGAGTTCATTTTCAATATTATCAGTCAAGTCTTTGGTAGCTTGCTGTTTCTAATTAGTTATGTTTATATCTTTTTGATTCCTCTCGTTGGTTTTGGACTAATCAAATTCTTACAGACAGTTGTCTTTAATAATAAATCTCAAGCTACTAAAAGGGTTCAAAAATCACAATGTATTAACTGTGCAAAAACCATTAAAACTCATGATGCCCATTGTCCTCATTGCGGATATTATCAATATGTTGAATGCCATAATTGCCATAATTTAACTTACAAAAAGTTGCCTTATTGTTATCATTGTGGTGCTGATCAAAATCATAGTCATTCTTAAAGAACCCCACCCCAACCCCGCTTGCGAGGAGGGGGCTAAGATATATCTCATTCAAGTGCGCTATAGAACAACTATTTTCACTAATCTGATAGACTATCCTAAATTTAAGATTTTATAGAAGTTGTAGCGTCAGGCTAATAATTAACTATGAGTGAAGCCTTATTTAATGTTGAAAATCTCTGCGTAGCTTATCCCCAACGCCACGGAGAAGAAGCAAGCTGGGCGGTTGATAATGTATCTTTTACACTCCAAGCAGGTGAAAGAATGGGTTTGGTGGGAGAGTCTGGTTGTGGTAAATCTACTATTGGTAGGGCAATAATGAAGCTGTTACCTTCTTCTAGTCGTGTTGAAGGTCAAGTAAATTTTCAGGGACAGCCTGTTTTAGATTTAACACAAAATCAGATGCAGAAGTTTCGGGGTGAAGCGGTGGCTTTGATTTTTCAAGACCCAATGACGCGCCTTGACCCGTTGATGACAATTGGTAATCATTGTATTGAAACTTTACAAGCCCATTCACCGGAGTTATCAAAACAGCAAGCGAAAGAAAAAGCTTTAGCGACTTTGGCAAAAGTGAAAATTCCTGCTAGTCGTTGGAGTCAGTATCCCCATGAGTTTAGCGGGGGAATGCGTCAACGGGTGGCTATTGCACTGGCTTTACTTCTTAATCCTAAACTGATTGTGGCAGATGAACCCACAACTAGCTTAGATGTCACGGTTTCTGCACAAATTCTGCAAGAGTTAACGCGATTGTGTGCTGAGGAGAATATGGGATTGTTGTTGATTTCCCATGATTTAGCAATGGTGGGGGAATATTGCGATCGCATTGGGGTAATGTATCAGGGTAAAATGGTGGAAATGGGGAAAACGGAAACTGTATTTAAACAACCTCAACATGAATATACCCGTTCTCTATTAAAAGCAGCTTTGCATATTCAAGCAGTCAATGATAATGAAGAATTGGTAATTGATAATAGAGAAACAAGCCAATCACCAATTCTAAAAATCACAGAACTTAAGCAATATTATAGCATAGAACCGAATTTTATTGAACGCTTATTTAAAGGAGAAGGACAAACAATTAAAGCTGTAGATGGAATTAATTTGGAATTACATCCAGGGGAAATTTTAGGACTAGTGGGTGAGTCTGGTTGTGGGAAAAGTACACTTTCTAGAACTATCTTACAATTAATTCGTCCTACATCTGGAAAAGTCGAGTTTTTAGGACAGGAATTAACGAGTTTATCACGTCAAGAAATTCGTTCTTCCCGTAGACAAATCCAAATGATATTTCAAGATCCCCATGCTTGTTTAAATCCCGCTATGACCGTGGGACAAAGTATAGCAGATCCTTTATTAATTCACAATTTAGCTAATACTATACAAGCCAAAGAAAAGGTTTTATGGATGTTAGAAAAAGTGGGTTTAACACCAGCAGAACTTTATTATCAGCGTTATCCCTCTGATTTGTCTGGGGGACAACAACAACGGGTTGCCATAGCACGGGCTTTAATTACTCGTCCTAAACTGGTAATATGTGATGAACCAGTAAGTATGCTAGATGCCAGCGTGCAAACACAAGTTCTTGATTTGATGCTACAACTAAAG contains the following coding sequences:
- a CDS encoding GTP-binding protein, which produces MSQPNAVRNLQETHLNRARASLRQALSWYGYLRKSGQLSSNQKLAGLVKPEIEVLTTTLNKLDSNVVRIAAFGLVSRGKSAVLNSLLGEKILQTGPLNGVTQWPRSVRWKPGGKVLVELIDTPGLDEIEGEARAQMAREVARQADLILFVVSGDITRTEYQGLLELRQAQKPLILVFNKIDLYPDTDRKTIYKNLQLLGAGNLQQKPLLPDEIVMVAAEPASMEVRVEYPDGTVSYEWETPPPQVEELKQTILNILNREGRSLLALNALIQAREAEAVIASKTIDIREEEAEDIIWKFTKYKALAIGLNPIPILDILGGLITDLALIRSLARLYGLPMTSYEASKLLKTILFSSGGLLLGEIGSSLMLGLGNSTAAIVSGDSPVNITTFAGSAIAKLTGGIAQGGIAGYGAYTVGKAAQIYLEKGCTWGQLGADTVIQEILSQVDKNTILYRLRQELGGTFGDV
- a CDS encoding bifunctional (p)ppGpp synthetase/guanosine-3',5'-bis(diphosphate) 3'-pyrophosphohydrolase, yielding MSSLLLNSSVDVSLPEWLKKCLRETSAKNTEPEIERSHSDMVLICRAFQFAYQLHQGQYRKSGEAYIAHPVAVAGLLRDLGGSPAMIAAGFLHDVVEDTEVTIEEIEEHFGAEVRQLVEGVTKLSKINFTSKTESQAENFRRMFLAMAKDIRVIVVKLADRLHNMRTLQYMSEASRRRSAQETRDIFAPLANRLGIWRVKWELEDLAFKYLEPEAFREIQQHVSEKRTAREEKLAKTTNVLRERLQQAGIQCLDISGRPKHLYSIYQKMHKQQKEFHEIYDLAALRIIVQTNEECYRALAVVHDAFRPIPGRFKDYIGLPKPNRYQSLHTGVIGLTGRPLEVQIRTVDMHHVAEYGIAAHWKYKETGGSTNNQLTGSDEKFTWLRQLLEWQSDLKDAQEYLDSVKDNLFEDDVYVFTPKGDVVPLSPGSTSIDFAYRIHTEVGNHCAGTRVNGRMVPLSTRLQNGDIVDVITQKNSHPSLDWLNFVRTSAAKYRIKQWYKRSRREENVARGRDLLEKELGKTGFDNLLKSDAMQTVAEKCNYHSVEDLLAGLGYGEITLNLVLNRWRDVVKADQPVADVIPFLPKESTSKTARDTPPTTSRASDSPIIGVEGLVYHVAGCCTPIPGEGIIGVVTRGRGISIHRQGCHNVDHVECERLVPVKWNSALENHGRPHTYPIDIQIETLDRVGILKDILSRLSDQGINVRHANVKTALGQPALMDLGIDIRDRSQLEHLFVQIKKMSDILNIRRVGQVEELQG
- a CDS encoding TlyA family RNA methyltransferase; translation: MVKQRLDTLLVDLGLCPSRQQAQRLIQAGEVTVNQQMIDKAGTEVDIKAQIQVKERPPFVSRGGEKLAKALEFFGIPVAGRMCLDGGISTGGFTDCLLQAGAIQVYGIDVGYGQVDWKIRTDERVILKERTNLRQLKPEDLYNENATLPDLAVVDVSFISLTKILPALWQLTQAPREAVLLVKPQFEVGKNRVGKKGVVRDSKDHADAIFQVLKTALELGWKYKGLTWSPITGPAGNIEFLLWLGMESETPAPDLEVIQEMTKQVVDEFIKK
- a CDS encoding ABC transporter ATP-binding protein, whose amino-acid sequence is MSEALFNVENLCVAYPQRHGEEASWAVDNVSFTLQAGERMGLVGESGCGKSTIGRAIMKLLPSSSRVEGQVNFQGQPVLDLTQNQMQKFRGEAVALIFQDPMTRLDPLMTIGNHCIETLQAHSPELSKQQAKEKALATLAKVKIPASRWSQYPHEFSGGMRQRVAIALALLLNPKLIVADEPTTSLDVTVSAQILQELTRLCAEENMGLLLISHDLAMVGEYCDRIGVMYQGKMVEMGKTETVFKQPQHEYTRSLLKAALHIQAVNDNEELVIDNRETSQSPILKITELKQYYSIEPNFIERLFKGEGQTIKAVDGINLELHPGEILGLVGESGCGKSTLSRTILQLIRPTSGKVEFLGQELTSLSRQEIRSSRRQIQMIFQDPHACLNPAMTVGQSIADPLLIHNLANTIQAKEKVLWMLEKVGLTPAELYYQRYPSDLSGGQQQRVAIARALITRPKLVICDEPVSMLDASVQTQVLDLMLQLKAEFELTYLFITHDLWLARFLCDRIAVMNGGKIVELGQTKQIFSHPQHPYTQTLLAAAPLLARV
- a CDS encoding Calvin cycle protein CP12, which codes for MTFLNEVLAASNTNKNSTKTIEQAILEAIAEARSTCDQNGSNSSNCAVAWDIVEELQAEKAHQKQAKHRKTALETYCEMYPDALECLIYDI
- a CDS encoding DUF29 family protein, whose translation is MEELLTLKELLLQGNVQEALVIVEELEEMSRNDIIKTIRSYAVILLLHLIKQKAENRTTRSWEVSIRNSVREIQRENKRRKSGGYYLTKEELLETLEEAYLNAIDESSLEVKEGLYEPEELEKVVNKKEIIHHALSLILPGESN
- a CDS encoding cobalamin-binding protein; the encoded protein is MTHKNIRIVSLIPSATEIIATLGLSKAIVGRSHECDYPPEIANVPVCTQARLNSNAPSNAIDNDVNKILQSALSIYKIKFDVLEKLQPTHIITQDQCDICAVSLPEVEKAVTQLTHSSPQIISLQPNTLKDVWGDIERVGHAFDVDSVKILENLEARVRICNRKIQGLFITEMPTVACIEWTDPLMMAANWIPELINLAGGKTLFSVTGKPSAQLDWKTLVNTNPDVIIFMPCGFDLQKTHEEAKLLTQRPEWQKLHAAKTGRVFVTDGNAYFNRPGPRLADSVEILAEILHPDIFQYGYRGTGWEPL
- the patD gene encoding heterocyst frequency control protein PatD — encoded protein: MSLNLDKYQEFATFLEQLRSDVNKNQVDAPTLRQRLGALHQFFIQQIVPLGDVEYREQSYQTEMSKQLRLLEIDVMFFQGAKQSATAQARLKTIEERLTTLIRYCHAIIQPEQKGEK